One window of the Cotesia glomerata isolate CgM1 linkage group LG10, MPM_Cglom_v2.3, whole genome shotgun sequence genome contains the following:
- the LOC123273185 gene encoding CD109 antigen-like isoform X1 has protein sequence MTMLTTVSLLLCSFVVVTTAEPYYTVVAPKVVRPNSDYHVAVSTSGISTPVTISVELDGDLDNNEKFKVFHENVVEPYTTQVFKLETGDTSPGRYKLTARGTSGLLFSNTTSLQYIHKSFTVFIQTDRAIYKPGSEVLFRCVVLDSRLRPAPTRQLDVYITDGNGNRIKQWSRPPIIRGIFSGELTLSESPVLGDWKIVANVGDQTFEKEFQVAEYVLPKFEVAINAPKHATFKEGKIVATVSAKYTYGKPVKGEATITAYPDIFSGVLQPIFQAPIRKVVPIDGKVTVDFDIASELRLTDEYERPIELEVAVEEALTGRRQNVSMQMTLHKHKYTMELIKTSEYYKPGLKYTAFIKLSYHDGSPVRDNNNPVKISYGYTYNQSAYTNITRMLDSNGMIQLDFYPPNDSSENASPLNIEAEYLNLHEWFPATNQAMSPSNTFIQATVKTDKPSVNREIEIEVNSTVPLKYLNYEILGRGDILNAGSISVSDKHIASFRFLATYIMAPTAHVLVYYTREDGEIVADASDVELDNTLENFVNIKMSAEETQPGETVEVTMSAKPNSYIGVLGVDQRSLLLKSGNDISWEQVKKELKSYDMTEESPYSDMPFERSFWRPGSATADDVFNKMGTVVLTNGYIQENYPIRQPGYQEGRVRGSAHGASTLRPDIGPPVTHRLVTRPPLAGPYAFSRIPTPVWNKPRVFLMHDISNTWLFTNSSSGYKGEAVIRRTVPDSITSWVLTAFSVDSTYGLGLIDAPRKLKVFKPFFISLDLPYSVMRGEIVAIPIVVFNYMDKDVTADVVLEHAGQFEFAEVSNEVHDTPKLELFRKKRIDIKANSGSSVSFMIIPRDLGYITIKATATSKIAGDSVEHKLLVKAEGETQYRNKAVFLDLRDTRNIQMNLTVDIPKNFVPGSEFVEISAVGDILGPSIPNLANLIKMPFGCGEQNMLNLVPNIVILNYLKNTNQLTQAIQGKALRYLEVGYQQELTYRHKDGSFSAFGESDASGSTWLTAFVARSFKQAAEYIPVENRIINEALSWLAEVQAPNGSFPEVGHVSHRDMQGGASKGLALTAFTLIAFLENPDEGGKYRNTINKGVDYIVTNMEGLDDTYALSLCTYVLNLARHPYEDAAFNALESRASTKDDLKWWSKPIPVGDKNPWFDALPRSVDVEMTSYTLMTYLRKNLVTDSIAVMKWLVKQRNPEGGFSSTQDTVVGLLALSKLAEKLSTRSNNIAITIHYEGGGQSQMNINADNAMILQKHILPRKTRVVNITATGQGFAIIQVSTHYNLNVTGAWPLFTLDPQVDRISNENHLQLSICSGFVPTKESNESNMAVMEVSLPSGFTIDMDSLPSLQVSQHVKRVETKNGNTMVVLYFDKMVQKEYCPTISAYRTHKVAKQKPVPVSIYDYYDSSRRARVFYEPHVSTLCDICKDEDCENLCVGQPGNEKYNTPGSASQSFFCIYNYLVLFFGFLLLQKV, from the exons ATGACGATGCTTACAACTGTCTCTTTGCTCCTGTGTAGCTTCGTTGTGGTAACAACAGCGGAACC ATACTACACGGTCGTTGCTCCAAAAGTTGTCCGCCCTAATTCAGATTACCACGTAGCTGTATCAACCAGTGGAATATCAACGCCGGTGACCATTTCCGTAGAGTTAGATGGAGATTTAGATAACAATGAAAAGTTTAAGGTCTTCCACGAAAATGTTGTTGAGCCTTATACAACTCAAGTCTTTAAATTAGAg ACCGGCGATACAAGTCCTGGAAGATACAAATTAACGGCCCGTGGAACCTCCGGCTTGCTGTTCTCCAATACAACCTCGCTGCAATACATTCACAAGAGTTTCACGGTTTTCATACAAACAGATCGAGCGATCTACAAACCCGGCAGTGAAGTTTTATTCCGATGCGTAGTTCTAGATTCCAGGTTAAGACCAGCTCCTACTCGGCAACTGGATGTCTATATCACG GACGGCAATGGGAACAGAATAAAGCAGTGGAGTCGTCCGCCGATAATCCGCGGGATATTCAGCGGCGAGCTTACGCTATCTGAGTCACCGGTACTCGGCGATTGGAAGATTGTCGCTAATGTTGGCGACCAGACCTTCGAGAAGGAATTCCAGGTTGCTGAGTACGTGCTTCCTAAATTCGAAGTCGCTATTAACGCGCCTAAGCACGCGACTTTCAAGGAAGGAAAGATTGTTGCTACGGTATCTGCTAA aTATACCTACGGCAAGCCAGTAAAAGGTGAAGCAACAATAACGGCGTACCCCGACATATTTTCCGGAGTGCTCCAGCCGATTTTCCAGGCCCCGATCAGAAAAGTCGTGCCCATCGACGGCAAGGTCACCGTAGATTTTGACATCGCCAGCGAACTGCGACTCACTGATGAATACGAACGCCCAATTGAGTTGGAGGTTGCTGTGGAGGAAGCGCTCACTGGAAGGAGACAAAATGTCTCGATGCAAATGACATTGCACAAGCACAAATATACCATGGAGTTGATAAAGACCTCGGAATATTACAAGCCCGGATTAAAATACACCgctttt aTCAAATTGAGTTATCACGACGGCTCGCCTGTGAGAGATAACAACAACCCAGTTAAAATAAGTTACGGCTACACATACAATCAGTCGGCTTACACCAACATCACAAGAATGTTGGACAGTAACGGAATGATTCAACTGGATTTCTACCCGCCGAACGATTCTTCGGAGAACGCCTCGCCCTTGAACATCGAAGCCGAGTACTTGAACTTGCACGAATGGTTCCCGGCTACCAATCAAGCCATGTCTCCAAGCAATACCTTCATCCAGGCTACGGTTAAAACTGACAAGCCATCAGTTAACCGGGAAATTGAGATCGAAGTTAATTCTACTGTTCCGttgaaatatttgaattatgaAATTCTCGGTCGCGGGGATATTCTAAATGCTGGATCTATTTCGGTGTCTGATAAACACATCGCTTCTTTtag attTTTGGCGACTTATATTATGGCACCAACCGCTCACGTTCTTGTGTACTACACCCGCGAAGACGGCGAGATAGTCGCCGATGCCTCAGATGTTGAGCTAGACAACACTCTGGAGAACTTTGTGAATATTAAGATGTCAGCTGAAGAAACTCAACCCGGAGAAACTGTTGAAGTAACCATGTCCGCAAAACCTAATTCTTACATCGGTGTTTTGGGAGTTGATCAAAGATCTTTGCTGTTGAAATCAGGAAATGATATTTCTTGG gAGCAAGTAAAGAAGGAATTAAAGTCGTATGATATGACGGAAGAATCTCCGTACTCGGATATGCCTTTCGAGCGGTCGTTCTGGAGACCTGGATCCGCAACTGCAGATGAcgtttttaat aAAATGGGAACAGTAGTGTTGACAAACGGGTACATTCAGGAGAACTATCCGATCC GACAGCCGGGATATCAGGAGGGTAGAGTACGAGGTTCGGCTCACGGTGCGTCTACCTTGAGACCAGACATTGGTCCCCCAGTCACACACAGACTAGTGACAAGACCGCCACTGGCTGGTCCTTACGCATTTTCACGCATCCCAACTCCTGTATGGAATAAGCCCCGTGTTTTCCTTATGCATGACATCTCGAACACTTGGCTTTTTACAAACTCTTCCTCAGG GTACAAAGGAGAAGCTGTAATAAGACGGACGGTTCCCGACTCAATAACTTCCTGGGTTCTGACTGCGTTCTCAGTGGATTCAACTTATGGACTGGGTCTCATCGATGCGCCTCGGAAGCTCAAAGTCTTCAAGCCGTTCTTCATTTCTCTCGATTTACCGTACTCGGTAATGAGAGGCGAAATAGTTGCAATACCTATTGTTGTCtttaattacatggataaagaTGTAACGGCTGATGTTGTACTCGAGCACGCTGGACAGTTTGAATTTGCGGAAGTATCTAATGAAGTTCACGACACTCCta aaCTAGAACTTTTCCGCAAGAAGCGCATCGACATAAAAGCTAACTCTGGCTCCAGTGTTTCATTCATGATTATTCCCAGAGACTTGGGCTACATCACCATCAAAGCGACTGCTACCAGCAAAATCGCCGGAGACAGCGTCGAGCACAAATTACTCGTGAAAGCTGAGGGAGAGACACAGTACAGAAACAAAGCTGTATTTTTGGATCTCCGTGATACGAGAAATATCCAGATGAACTTAACTGTTGACATacccaagaattttgttcccGGGTCAGAGTTTGTTGAAATTTCAGCTGTAGGAGATATTCTGGGACCTAGTATTCCCAACCTAgctaatttgataaaaatgccTTTTGGATGTGGAGAACAAAATATGTTAAACTTGGTCCCTAATATTGTTatcttgaattatttaaag aaTACAAACCAGTTGACTCAAGCAATCCAGGGTAAAGCTTTGAGGTACCTTGAAGTTGGATACCAGCAAGAATTAACTTACCGTCATAAAGACGGATCATTTAGCGCCTTTGGAGAGTCTGATGCTAGTGGAAGTACCTGGCTTACGGCATTCGTAGCAAGATCATTCAAGCAAGCGGCTGAATACATTCCTGTTgaaaatagaattattaatgAAGCATTGTCGTGGCTGGCTGAAGTTCAGGCGCCCAATGGAAGCTTCCCGGAAGTTGGTCATGTCAGTCATCGAGATATGCAAGGTGGAGCTTCTAAAGGATTGGCCTTGACTGCTTTTACTCTCATTGCTTTCCTGGAAAATCCT GATGAAGGCGGAAAATACAGGAATACTATCAATAAAGGTGTTGATTATATAGTTACAAATATGGAAGGTCTTGATGATACATACGCGCTGAGTTTGTGTACGTATGTACTAAATTTAGCGCGACATCCTTATGAAGATGCGGCGTTCAACGCTTTGGAGTCTAGAGCTTCTACAaaagatgatttaaaatgGTGGAGCAAGCCTATCCCCGTGGGTGATAAAAATCCATGGTTTGATGCTCTACCACGTTCGGTGGATGTTGAAATGACTTCTTACACTCTGATGACTTATCTTAGGAAGAATCTAGTCACTGATTCAATCGCTGTTATGAAATGGCTCGTAAAACAGAGGAATCCCGAAGGAGGTTTCTCTTCAACCCAg GACACGGTGGTAGGTTTATTGGCACTTTCAAAACTCGCCGAGAAATTATCAACGCGAAGTAATAACATCGCGATAACGATCCACTACGAAGGAGGTGGGCAAAGTCAGATGAATATCAACGCTGACAATGCTATGATTCTCCAGAAGCACATTCTGCCGCGTAAAACTCGCGTTGTAAATATCACCGCTACGGGACAAGGCTTTGCCATTATCCAGGTTTCCACTCACTACAACTTGAATGTCACCGGTGCTTGGCCGCTGTTTACTCTAGATCCTCAGGTCGATAGGATTTCCAACGAAAACCATCTGCAGTTATCTATCTGCTCTGGCTTTGTGCCTACTAAAGAATCCAATGAAAGTAACATGGCTGTCATGGAAGTTAGTCTTCCCTCTGGTTTCACCATTGACATGGACTCGCTTCCCAGCCTGCAGGTATCCCAACATGTTAAGCGCGTCGAGACTAAAAATGGTAATACCATGGTTGTGTTGTACTTTGATaag ATGGTCCAAAAAGAATACTGTCCTACCATATCTGCATACAGAACTCACAAGGTTGCTAAACAGAAGCCAGTACCTGTATCTATTTACGATTATTATGattcat CGAGGAGAGCTCGTGTGTTTTACGAACCTCACGTTTCTACTCTCTGTGACATCTGCAAAGACGAAGATTGTGAGAACTTGTGCGTTGGACAGCCAGGAAATGAGAAATACAATACGCCTGGCTCAGCTTCACAGTCATTTTTCTGTATATACAATTAccttgtattattttttggcTTTTTGTTACTCCAAAaagtgtaa
- the LOC123273185 gene encoding CD109 antigen-like isoform X2 codes for MTMLTTVSLLLCSFVVVTTAEPYYTVVAPKVVRPNSDYHVAVSTSGISTPVTISVELDGDLDNNEKFKVFHENVVEPYTTQVFKLETGDTSPGRYKLTARGTSGLLFSNTTSLQYIHKSFTVFIQTDRAIYKPGSEVLFRCVVLDSRLRPAPTRQLDVYITDGNGNRIKQWSRPPIIRGIFSGELTLSESPVLGDWKIVANVGDQTFEKEFQVAEYVLPKFEVAINAPKHATFKEGKIVATVSAKYTYGKPVKGEATITAYPDIFSGVLQPIFQAPIRKVVPIDGKVTVDFDIASELRLTDEYERPIELEVAVEEALTGRRQNVSMQMTLHKHKYTMELIKTSEYYKPGLKYTAFIKLSYHDGSPVRDNNNPVKISYGYTYNQSAYTNITRMLDSNGMIQLDFYPPNDSSENASPLNIEAEYLNLHEWFPATNQAMSPSNTFIQATVKTDKPSVNREIEIEVNSTVPLKYLNYEILGRGDILNAGSISVSDKHIASFRFLATYIMAPTAHVLVYYTREDGEIVADASDVELDNTLENFVNIKMSAEETQPGETVEVTMSAKPNSYIGVLGVDQRSLLLKSGNDISWEQVKKELKSYDMTEESPYSDMPFERSFWRPGSATADDVFNKMGTVVLTNGYIQENYPILYYRTNFMEESVLAYPASSFDSVAFPSEKPKVRKNFPETWLWQTLDAGYKGEAVIRRTVPDSITSWVLTAFSVDSTYGLGLIDAPRKLKVFKPFFISLDLPYSVMRGEIVAIPIVVFNYMDKDVTADVVLEHAGQFEFAEVSNEVHDTPKLELFRKKRIDIKANSGSSVSFMIIPRDLGYITIKATATSKIAGDSVEHKLLVKAEGETQYRNKAVFLDLRDTRNIQMNLTVDIPKNFVPGSEFVEISAVGDILGPSIPNLANLIKMPFGCGEQNMLNLVPNIVILNYLKNTNQLTQAIQGKALRYLEVGYQQELTYRHKDGSFSAFGESDASGSTWLTAFVARSFKQAAEYIPVENRIINEALSWLAEVQAPNGSFPEVGHVSHRDMQGGASKGLALTAFTLIAFLENPDEGGKYRNTINKGVDYIVTNMEGLDDTYALSLCTYVLNLARHPYEDAAFNALESRASTKDDLKWWSKPIPVGDKNPWFDALPRSVDVEMTSYTLMTYLRKNLVTDSIAVMKWLVKQRNPEGGFSSTQDTVVGLLALSKLAEKLSTRSNNIAITIHYEGGGQSQMNINADNAMILQKHILPRKTRVVNITATGQGFAIIQVSTHYNLNVTGAWPLFTLDPQVDRISNENHLQLSICSGFVPTKESNESNMAVMEVSLPSGFTIDMDSLPSLQVSQHVKRVETKNGNTMVVLYFDKMVQKEYCPTISAYRTHKVAKQKPVPVSIYDYYDSSRRARVFYEPHVSTLCDICKDEDCENLCVGQPGNEKYNTPGSASQSFFCIYNYLVLFFGFLLLQKV; via the exons ATGACGATGCTTACAACTGTCTCTTTGCTCCTGTGTAGCTTCGTTGTGGTAACAACAGCGGAACC ATACTACACGGTCGTTGCTCCAAAAGTTGTCCGCCCTAATTCAGATTACCACGTAGCTGTATCAACCAGTGGAATATCAACGCCGGTGACCATTTCCGTAGAGTTAGATGGAGATTTAGATAACAATGAAAAGTTTAAGGTCTTCCACGAAAATGTTGTTGAGCCTTATACAACTCAAGTCTTTAAATTAGAg ACCGGCGATACAAGTCCTGGAAGATACAAATTAACGGCCCGTGGAACCTCCGGCTTGCTGTTCTCCAATACAACCTCGCTGCAATACATTCACAAGAGTTTCACGGTTTTCATACAAACAGATCGAGCGATCTACAAACCCGGCAGTGAAGTTTTATTCCGATGCGTAGTTCTAGATTCCAGGTTAAGACCAGCTCCTACTCGGCAACTGGATGTCTATATCACG GACGGCAATGGGAACAGAATAAAGCAGTGGAGTCGTCCGCCGATAATCCGCGGGATATTCAGCGGCGAGCTTACGCTATCTGAGTCACCGGTACTCGGCGATTGGAAGATTGTCGCTAATGTTGGCGACCAGACCTTCGAGAAGGAATTCCAGGTTGCTGAGTACGTGCTTCCTAAATTCGAAGTCGCTATTAACGCGCCTAAGCACGCGACTTTCAAGGAAGGAAAGATTGTTGCTACGGTATCTGCTAA aTATACCTACGGCAAGCCAGTAAAAGGTGAAGCAACAATAACGGCGTACCCCGACATATTTTCCGGAGTGCTCCAGCCGATTTTCCAGGCCCCGATCAGAAAAGTCGTGCCCATCGACGGCAAGGTCACCGTAGATTTTGACATCGCCAGCGAACTGCGACTCACTGATGAATACGAACGCCCAATTGAGTTGGAGGTTGCTGTGGAGGAAGCGCTCACTGGAAGGAGACAAAATGTCTCGATGCAAATGACATTGCACAAGCACAAATATACCATGGAGTTGATAAAGACCTCGGAATATTACAAGCCCGGATTAAAATACACCgctttt aTCAAATTGAGTTATCACGACGGCTCGCCTGTGAGAGATAACAACAACCCAGTTAAAATAAGTTACGGCTACACATACAATCAGTCGGCTTACACCAACATCACAAGAATGTTGGACAGTAACGGAATGATTCAACTGGATTTCTACCCGCCGAACGATTCTTCGGAGAACGCCTCGCCCTTGAACATCGAAGCCGAGTACTTGAACTTGCACGAATGGTTCCCGGCTACCAATCAAGCCATGTCTCCAAGCAATACCTTCATCCAGGCTACGGTTAAAACTGACAAGCCATCAGTTAACCGGGAAATTGAGATCGAAGTTAATTCTACTGTTCCGttgaaatatttgaattatgaAATTCTCGGTCGCGGGGATATTCTAAATGCTGGATCTATTTCGGTGTCTGATAAACACATCGCTTCTTTtag attTTTGGCGACTTATATTATGGCACCAACCGCTCACGTTCTTGTGTACTACACCCGCGAAGACGGCGAGATAGTCGCCGATGCCTCAGATGTTGAGCTAGACAACACTCTGGAGAACTTTGTGAATATTAAGATGTCAGCTGAAGAAACTCAACCCGGAGAAACTGTTGAAGTAACCATGTCCGCAAAACCTAATTCTTACATCGGTGTTTTGGGAGTTGATCAAAGATCTTTGCTGTTGAAATCAGGAAATGATATTTCTTGG gAGCAAGTAAAGAAGGAATTAAAGTCGTATGATATGACGGAAGAATCTCCGTACTCGGATATGCCTTTCGAGCGGTCGTTCTGGAGACCTGGATCCGCAACTGCAGATGAcgtttttaat aAAATGGGAACAGTAGTGTTGACAAACGGGTACATTCAGGAGAACTATCCGATCC TATACTACCGAACTAATTTTATGGAAGAATCAGTGTTGGCGTACCCCGCGAGCAGTTTTGATTCCGTCGCATTTCCATCTGAGAAGCCAAAAGTACGCAAGAATTTCCCTGAAACGTGGCTTTGGCAAACGCTTGATGCTGG GTACAAAGGAGAAGCTGTAATAAGACGGACGGTTCCCGACTCAATAACTTCCTGGGTTCTGACTGCGTTCTCAGTGGATTCAACTTATGGACTGGGTCTCATCGATGCGCCTCGGAAGCTCAAAGTCTTCAAGCCGTTCTTCATTTCTCTCGATTTACCGTACTCGGTAATGAGAGGCGAAATAGTTGCAATACCTATTGTTGTCtttaattacatggataaagaTGTAACGGCTGATGTTGTACTCGAGCACGCTGGACAGTTTGAATTTGCGGAAGTATCTAATGAAGTTCACGACACTCCta aaCTAGAACTTTTCCGCAAGAAGCGCATCGACATAAAAGCTAACTCTGGCTCCAGTGTTTCATTCATGATTATTCCCAGAGACTTGGGCTACATCACCATCAAAGCGACTGCTACCAGCAAAATCGCCGGAGACAGCGTCGAGCACAAATTACTCGTGAAAGCTGAGGGAGAGACACAGTACAGAAACAAAGCTGTATTTTTGGATCTCCGTGATACGAGAAATATCCAGATGAACTTAACTGTTGACATacccaagaattttgttcccGGGTCAGAGTTTGTTGAAATTTCAGCTGTAGGAGATATTCTGGGACCTAGTATTCCCAACCTAgctaatttgataaaaatgccTTTTGGATGTGGAGAACAAAATATGTTAAACTTGGTCCCTAATATTGTTatcttgaattatttaaag aaTACAAACCAGTTGACTCAAGCAATCCAGGGTAAAGCTTTGAGGTACCTTGAAGTTGGATACCAGCAAGAATTAACTTACCGTCATAAAGACGGATCATTTAGCGCCTTTGGAGAGTCTGATGCTAGTGGAAGTACCTGGCTTACGGCATTCGTAGCAAGATCATTCAAGCAAGCGGCTGAATACATTCCTGTTgaaaatagaattattaatgAAGCATTGTCGTGGCTGGCTGAAGTTCAGGCGCCCAATGGAAGCTTCCCGGAAGTTGGTCATGTCAGTCATCGAGATATGCAAGGTGGAGCTTCTAAAGGATTGGCCTTGACTGCTTTTACTCTCATTGCTTTCCTGGAAAATCCT GATGAAGGCGGAAAATACAGGAATACTATCAATAAAGGTGTTGATTATATAGTTACAAATATGGAAGGTCTTGATGATACATACGCGCTGAGTTTGTGTACGTATGTACTAAATTTAGCGCGACATCCTTATGAAGATGCGGCGTTCAACGCTTTGGAGTCTAGAGCTTCTACAaaagatgatttaaaatgGTGGAGCAAGCCTATCCCCGTGGGTGATAAAAATCCATGGTTTGATGCTCTACCACGTTCGGTGGATGTTGAAATGACTTCTTACACTCTGATGACTTATCTTAGGAAGAATCTAGTCACTGATTCAATCGCTGTTATGAAATGGCTCGTAAAACAGAGGAATCCCGAAGGAGGTTTCTCTTCAACCCAg GACACGGTGGTAGGTTTATTGGCACTTTCAAAACTCGCCGAGAAATTATCAACGCGAAGTAATAACATCGCGATAACGATCCACTACGAAGGAGGTGGGCAAAGTCAGATGAATATCAACGCTGACAATGCTATGATTCTCCAGAAGCACATTCTGCCGCGTAAAACTCGCGTTGTAAATATCACCGCTACGGGACAAGGCTTTGCCATTATCCAGGTTTCCACTCACTACAACTTGAATGTCACCGGTGCTTGGCCGCTGTTTACTCTAGATCCTCAGGTCGATAGGATTTCCAACGAAAACCATCTGCAGTTATCTATCTGCTCTGGCTTTGTGCCTACTAAAGAATCCAATGAAAGTAACATGGCTGTCATGGAAGTTAGTCTTCCCTCTGGTTTCACCATTGACATGGACTCGCTTCCCAGCCTGCAGGTATCCCAACATGTTAAGCGCGTCGAGACTAAAAATGGTAATACCATGGTTGTGTTGTACTTTGATaag ATGGTCCAAAAAGAATACTGTCCTACCATATCTGCATACAGAACTCACAAGGTTGCTAAACAGAAGCCAGTACCTGTATCTATTTACGATTATTATGattcat CGAGGAGAGCTCGTGTGTTTTACGAACCTCACGTTTCTACTCTCTGTGACATCTGCAAAGACGAAGATTGTGAGAACTTGTGCGTTGGACAGCCAGGAAATGAGAAATACAATACGCCTGGCTCAGCTTCACAGTCATTTTTCTGTATATACAATTAccttgtattattttttggcTTTTTGTTACTCCAAAaagtgtaa